The following are encoded together in the Pseudomonas xantholysinigenes genome:
- the paaK gene encoding phenylacetate--CoA ligase PaaK produces the protein MNRYPDAERAPLDPMETASLDALRQHQLQRLRWSLHHAYAQVPLYRQRFDACGAHPDDLNSLDDLAKFPFTGKNDLRDNYPYGMFAVPQDQVVRLHASSGTTGKPTVVGYTQNDIDTWANLVARSIRAAGGRRGDKVHVSYGYGLFTGGLGAHYGAERLGCTVIPMSGGQTEKQVQLIRDFQPDIIMVTPSYMLNLADEIERQGIDPQDLKLRLGIFGAEPWTDELRQSLEQRLGIQALDIYGLSEIMGPGVAMECLETKDGPTLWEDHFYPEIIDPVSGAVLPDGQLGELVFTSLSKEALPMVRYRTRDLTRLLPGTARPMRRIGKITGRSDDMLIIRGVNVFPTQIEEQVLKIRQLSELYEIHLYRNGNLDSVEVHVELRNDSQYLDHDQRQQVVAELMRQIKTYIGISTQIRLQPCGTLKRSEGKACHVYDKRLAS, from the coding sequence ATGAACCGCTACCCCGATGCCGAACGCGCCCCGCTCGACCCGATGGAAACCGCCAGCCTCGACGCCTTGCGCCAGCACCAGTTGCAGCGCCTGCGCTGGAGCCTGCACCACGCCTACGCCCAGGTCCCGCTGTATCGCCAGCGCTTCGATGCCTGCGGCGCCCACCCCGACGACTTGAACAGCCTCGACGACCTGGCGAAGTTCCCCTTCACCGGCAAGAACGATCTGCGCGACAACTACCCCTACGGCATGTTCGCCGTGCCCCAGGACCAGGTGGTGCGCCTGCACGCCTCCAGCGGCACCACCGGCAAGCCCACCGTGGTCGGCTACACGCAGAACGACATCGACACCTGGGCCAACCTGGTGGCCCGCTCGATCCGCGCCGCCGGCGGGCGGCGTGGCGACAAGGTGCATGTGTCGTACGGCTACGGCCTGTTCACCGGCGGCCTGGGCGCGCACTACGGCGCCGAACGCCTGGGCTGCACGGTGATCCCGATGTCCGGCGGCCAGACCGAGAAGCAGGTCCAGCTGATCCGCGACTTCCAGCCGGACATCATCATGGTCACGCCGTCCTACATGCTCAACCTGGCCGACGAGATCGAACGCCAGGGCATCGACCCGCAGGACCTGAAGCTGCGCCTGGGGATCTTCGGCGCCGAGCCGTGGACCGATGAATTGCGCCAGTCCCTCGAGCAGCGCCTGGGCATCCAGGCCCTGGACATCTATGGCCTGTCGGAAATCATGGGCCCCGGGGTGGCCATGGAGTGCCTGGAAACCAAGGACGGGCCGACCCTCTGGGAAGACCACTTCTACCCCGAGATCATCGACCCGGTAAGCGGCGCGGTGTTACCCGACGGGCAACTGGGCGAACTGGTGTTCACCTCGCTGAGCAAGGAGGCGCTGCCAATGGTGCGCTACCGCACCCGCGACCTGACCCGCCTGCTGCCCGGCACGGCGCGGCCGATGCGACGCATCGGCAAGATCACCGGGCGCAGCGACGACATGTTGATCATCCGTGGGGTCAATGTGTTTCCCACGCAGATCGAAGAACAGGTGCTGAAAATACGACAGCTTTCCGAGCTATATGAGATTCATCTGTATCGCAATGGCAATCTCGATAGCGTGGAGGTGCATGTGGAGCTGCGCAACGACAGCCAGTACCTGGACCACGACCAGCGCCAGCAGGTGGTGGCTGAACTGATGCGCCAGATCAAGACCTATATCGGCATCAGCACGCAGATCCGTTTGCAGCCTTGCGGCACGCTGAAACGCTCGGAGGGCAAGGCTTGTCATGTGTATGACAAGCGTTTGGCCAGCTGA
- the paaA gene encoding 1,2-phenylacetyl-CoA epoxidase subunit PaaA produces MYAQLVETGVKRLKTLEEMSPEERAFQEKIDAEIKIEAKNWMPDAYRQTLIRQISQHAHSEIVGMLPEGNWVTRAPSLKRKLQLMAKIQDEAGHGLYLYSAMETLGADRDEEIAKLHSGKAKYSSIFNYPTLTWADMGAVGWLVDGAAIVNQVVLQRTSYGPYSRAMIRICKEESFHQRQGYELLLTMMRHGTQAQKDMVQDAINRLWWPSLMMFGPSDEHSPNSAQSMAWKIKRQTNDELRQRFIDQTVPQLELLGCTAPDPALKWNEERGHYDFGEIQWDEFYEVIKGNGPCNQERLAKRRNAIEGGAWVREAAVAYARKQQNKNAA; encoded by the coding sequence ATGTACGCACAGCTAGTGGAAACCGGCGTCAAACGCCTCAAGACGCTGGAAGAGATGTCCCCCGAAGAACGCGCCTTCCAGGAAAAGATCGACGCCGAGATCAAGATCGAAGCCAAGAACTGGATGCCAGACGCCTACCGTCAGACCCTTATCCGTCAGATCTCCCAGCACGCCCACTCGGAAATCGTCGGCATGCTGCCCGAAGGCAACTGGGTCACCCGCGCCCCATCGCTCAAGCGCAAGCTGCAACTGATGGCCAAGATCCAGGACGAAGCCGGCCATGGCCTGTACCTGTACAGCGCCATGGAAACCCTCGGCGCCGACCGCGACGAGGAGATCGCCAAGCTGCACAGCGGCAAGGCCAAGTATTCGAGCATCTTCAACTACCCGACCCTGACCTGGGCCGACATGGGCGCGGTGGGCTGGTTGGTCGATGGCGCCGCCATCGTCAACCAGGTGGTGCTGCAACGTACCTCCTATGGCCCCTACTCCCGCGCCATGATCCGCATCTGCAAGGAAGAAAGCTTCCACCAGCGCCAGGGCTACGAACTGCTGCTGACCATGATGCGCCACGGCACCCAGGCGCAGAAGGACATGGTCCAGGACGCCATCAACCGCCTGTGGTGGCCATCGCTGATGATGTTCGGACCCAGCGACGAGCACTCGCCCAACAGTGCCCAGTCCATGGCCTGGAAGATCAAGCGCCAGACCAACGATGAACTGCGCCAGCGCTTCATCGACCAGACCGTGCCGCAGCTCGAGCTGCTCGGCTGCACCGCGCCGGACCCGGCCCTGAAGTGGAACGAAGAACGTGGTCACTACGACTTCGGCGAGATCCAGTGGGACGAGTTCTACGAAGTGATCAAAGGCAACGGGCCGTGCAACCAGGAGCGCCTGGCCAAACGCCGCAATGCCATCGAAGGCGGCGCCTGGGTGCGCGAAGCCGCCGTGGCTTATGCCCGCAAGCAACAGAACAAGAACGCCGCCTGA
- the paaB gene encoding 1,2-phenylacetyl-CoA epoxidase subunit PaaB: MSTWTLYEVFVRSKHGLNHKHVGSVHAADAAMAIENARELYTRRSEGVSLWVVPSALIIASSPDEKDPLFAPADDKVYRHASFYELPAEVGHM; encoded by the coding sequence ATGTCCACCTGGACCCTTTACGAAGTCTTCGTGCGCAGCAAGCACGGCCTGAACCACAAGCACGTCGGCAGCGTGCATGCCGCCGATGCCGCCATGGCCATCGAAAACGCCCGTGAGCTCTACACCCGCCGCAGCGAAGGCGTCAGCCTGTGGGTGGTGCCTTCGGCGCTGATCATCGCCTCCTCGCCCGACGAAAAAGACCCGTTGTTCGCCCCGGCGGACGACAAGGTCTACCGGCACGCCAGCTTCTACGAGCTGCCGGCCGAAGTCGGCCATATGTGA
- the paaC gene encoding 1,2-phenylacetyl-CoA epoxidase subunit PaaC has translation MHKQALIPYLLLLGDSALIQGQRLCEWCGKAPALEEELALMNVGLDLVGQARNWLEYATELLDDGRDADALAFRRDERAFRNLLLVEQPNGDFAVTMLKQFLYDAWHHAVLEGLAASADERIAGIAAKGLKEVSYHLRRSGEWVQRLGDGTEESRRRMLDAIPVLWRFTVELTAANDHEVQLAQAGIAADPAHVARRWQATVSALFASVELPLPKAASHFYLDGRQGLHTEHLGLLLAEMQFLPRAYPDATW, from the coding sequence ATGCACAAGCAAGCACTGATCCCCTACCTGCTGCTGCTCGGCGACAGCGCCCTGATCCAGGGCCAGCGCCTGTGCGAGTGGTGTGGCAAGGCCCCGGCCCTGGAAGAAGAGCTGGCGTTGATGAACGTCGGCCTCGACCTGGTCGGCCAGGCCCGCAACTGGCTGGAGTATGCCACCGAGCTGCTGGACGACGGTCGTGACGCCGATGCCCTGGCATTTCGCCGCGACGAGCGCGCCTTCCGCAACCTGCTGCTGGTCGAGCAGCCCAATGGCGACTTTGCCGTGACCATGCTCAAGCAGTTCCTCTACGACGCCTGGCACCATGCCGTGCTCGAAGGGCTTGCCGCTTCAGCTGACGAGCGTATTGCCGGTATCGCCGCCAAGGGCCTCAAGGAAGTCAGCTATCACCTGCGTCGCTCCGGCGAGTGGGTACAGCGCCTGGGCGATGGCACCGAGGAAAGCCGCCGGCGCATGCTCGACGCCATTCCCGTTCTGTGGCGCTTCACTGTCGAGCTGACCGCCGCCAACGACCATGAAGTGCAATTGGCCCAGGCCGGCATCGCCGCCGACCCCGCGCACGTGGCGCGGCGCTGGCAGGCCACGGTCAGTGCGCTGTTCGCCTCGGTCGAGCTGCCGCTGCCCAAGGCCGCCAGCCACTTCTACCTGGACGGCCGCCAGGGCCTGCATACCGAGCACCTGGGCCTGCTGCTGGCTGAAATGCAATTCTTGCCACGGGCCTACCCCGATGCGACCTGGTGA
- the paaD gene encoding 1,2-phenylacetyl-CoA epoxidase subunit PaaD, translated as MRPGELIVGDRGARAQQPGDLARAWAVLAEVMDPEVPVVSVVDLGIVRDLDWRAGHLHLVVTPTYSGCPATEVIEGDIRQALEHAGFPAPAVERRLTPAWSTDWISTLGRERLLAYGIAPPEGGASLHGHSPVVCCPQCASGDTELLSEFGSTACKALYRCRACLEPFDYFKCL; from the coding sequence ATGCGACCTGGTGAGCTGATCGTCGGCGACCGCGGCGCCCGGGCCCAGCAGCCGGGCGACCTGGCGCGGGCCTGGGCGGTGCTGGCCGAGGTGATGGACCCGGAAGTACCAGTGGTCAGCGTGGTCGACCTGGGGATCGTCCGCGACCTCGACTGGCGCGCCGGGCACCTGCACCTGGTGGTGACCCCGACCTACTCCGGCTGCCCGGCCACCGAGGTGATCGAGGGCGATATCCGCCAGGCCCTGGAGCATGCCGGGTTTCCGGCCCCGGCCGTGGAGCGCCGGCTGACCCCGGCCTGGAGCACCGACTGGATCAGCACCCTGGGCCGTGAACGCCTGCTCGCCTATGGCATCGCCCCGCCCGAGGGCGGCGCCAGCCTGCACGGGCACAGCCCCGTGGTGTGCTGCCCGCAATGCGCCAGTGGCGATACCGAGTTGCTCAGCGAGTTTGGCTCCACCGCCTGCAAGGCCCTGTACCGCTGCCGCGCCTGCCTGGAACCGTTCGACTATTTCAAATGCCTATGA
- the paaE gene encoding 1,2-phenylacetyl-CoA epoxidase subunit PaaE encodes MSQFHRLTIKQVRQETRDAVSIAFDVPSHLQDDFRFTQGQYLVMRTQLDDEEVRRSYSICSAVHDGELRVAVKRVPGGRFSAFANDVLKAGQQLEVMPPSGSFFVPLDPARQGHYLGVAAGSGITPILSLIATTLAHEPHSRFTLLYGNRASGSALFRDRLEDLKNQYLERLNLIFVFSREQQDVDLYNGRIDADKCGQLFSRWLDVPSLDAAFICGPQAMTETVRDSLQANGMDKARIHFELFAAAGGEARREAREAARQLDASSSQITVISDGRALAFDLPRNTVSVLDAGNAIGAELPYSCKAGVCSTCKCKVIEGEVEMDSNHALEDYEVAAGYVLSCQSFPISDKVVLDFDQL; translated from the coding sequence ATGAGCCAGTTTCACCGCCTGACCATCAAGCAAGTGCGTCAGGAAACACGCGATGCCGTGTCCATTGCCTTCGACGTGCCAAGCCACCTGCAGGACGATTTCCGCTTCACCCAGGGCCAGTACCTGGTCATGCGCACCCAGCTGGACGATGAGGAAGTCCGCCGTTCCTACTCGATCTGCAGCGCGGTGCACGACGGCGAGCTGCGCGTGGCCGTCAAGCGCGTGCCTGGCGGGCGCTTCTCGGCGTTTGCCAACGATGTGCTCAAGGCCGGCCAGCAACTGGAGGTAATGCCGCCATCGGGCAGTTTCTTCGTGCCGCTGGATCCGGCGCGCCAGGGGCATTACCTGGGCGTTGCCGCCGGCAGTGGCATTACCCCGATCCTGTCGTTGATCGCCACCACCCTGGCCCACGAGCCGCATAGCCGTTTCACCCTGCTGTACGGCAACCGCGCCAGTGGCAGCGCGTTGTTCCGCGACCGCCTGGAAGACCTGAAGAACCAATACCTGGAGCGCCTGAACCTGATCTTCGTGTTCAGCCGCGAGCAACAGGACGTCGACCTCTACAACGGCCGTATCGACGCCGACAAGTGCGGCCAGCTGTTCTCCCGCTGGCTGGATGTGCCGAGCCTCGACGCGGCCTTCATCTGCGGCCCCCAGGCCATGACCGAGACCGTACGCGACAGCCTGCAGGCCAATGGCATGGACAAGGCGCGCATCCACTTCGAGCTGTTCGCCGCCGCCGGTGGCGAGGCCCGCCGTGAAGCCCGCGAGGCGGCGCGCCAGCTCGACGCCAGCAGCAGCCAGATCACCGTGATCAGCGATGGCCGCGCCCTGGCGTTCGACCTGCCACGCAATACCGTCAGCGTGCTCGATGCCGGCAATGCGATTGGCGCCGAACTGCCTTACTCGTGCAAGGCCGGGGTGTGCTCGACCTGCAAGTGCAAGGTGATCGAGGGCGAGGTCGAGATGGACAGCAACCATGCCCTGGAAGACTACGAAGTGGCGGCCGGCTATGTGCTGTCGTGCCAGAGCTTCCCGATCAGCGACAAGGTGGTGCTCGACTTCGACCAGCTTTGA
- a CDS encoding DUF485 domain-containing protein yields MTPERIASISNHPDFQQLIRRKRRLNGSLTLVMLVAYYGFVLLVAFAPGVLGQSLNGGVTSVGMLVGVLMVLLSFLLTGLYTHRANSVLDPLNDKLRQECAQ; encoded by the coding sequence ATGACCCCTGAACGCATCGCGTCCATCAGTAACCACCCCGATTTCCAGCAACTGATCCGCCGCAAGCGCCGCCTCAACGGCAGCCTGACCCTGGTCATGCTCGTGGCCTACTACGGCTTCGTCCTGCTGGTGGCTTTCGCCCCCGGCGTGCTTGGCCAGTCGCTCAATGGCGGGGTGACCAGCGTCGGCATGCTGGTCGGCGTGCTGATGGTGTTGCTGTCCTTCCTGCTGACCGGCCTTTACACCCACCGCGCCAACAGCGTGCTCGACCCGCTCAACGACAAGCTCCGCCAGGAGTGTGCGCAATGA
- a CDS encoding OprD family porin, with product MNRTHLSPAVWLAALALPMPAMADFIADSHARIDLRNHYINRDFRQPGAAQSKAEEWGQGFTARLESGFSEGPVGFGLDAMGQLGIKLDSSRDRRNTGLLPYGPRSLEPVDDYSELGLTGKLRVSKSTLRLGTLQPILPVVVYNDTRLLASTFQGGLLTSQELDGLTVNGGRLTKANLRDSSGRDDIGYGAAVSDHFDFAGGSYALTAQTSVSYYYAKLEDIYRQQYFGLLHSQPLAEGVSLRGDLRYFDSRGDGAERAGRIDNRNFNAMFTLGVKAHKFTATWQQMSGDSAFPFLNGGDPYTVNLVTWNTFTRAGLDSWQLRYDYDFVALGIPGLSFMTRYTDGRHAQTATLDNGRERERDTDLTYVIQSGPFKDVSLRWRNVTFRSGNGLTSAVDENRLIIGYTLALW from the coding sequence ATGAACCGCACGCACCTCTCGCCAGCCGTGTGGCTGGCGGCGCTCGCCCTGCCTATGCCAGCCATGGCGGACTTCATCGCAGACAGCCATGCGCGCATCGACCTGCGCAACCACTACATCAACCGCGACTTCCGCCAGCCGGGCGCGGCGCAGAGCAAGGCCGAGGAATGGGGCCAGGGCTTTACCGCGCGCCTGGAGTCGGGCTTCAGCGAAGGCCCGGTCGGCTTCGGCCTGGACGCCATGGGCCAACTGGGCATCAAGCTCGACTCCAGCCGCGACCGGCGCAATACCGGCCTGTTGCCCTACGGCCCACGCAGCCTGGAACCGGTGGACGACTACAGCGAGCTGGGCCTGACCGGCAAGCTGCGGGTATCGAAAAGCACCCTGCGCCTGGGCACCTTGCAACCGATTCTGCCGGTGGTGGTGTACAACGACACGCGCCTGCTGGCCTCGACTTTCCAGGGCGGCCTGCTGACCAGCCAGGAGCTCGACGGCCTGACCGTCAACGGCGGGCGCCTGACCAAGGCCAACCTGCGCGATTCCTCGGGGCGCGACGACATCGGCTATGGCGCCGCCGTCAGCGACCACTTCGACTTCGCCGGCGGCAGTTACGCACTCACCGCGCAGACCAGCGTCAGCTACTACTACGCCAAGCTCGAGGACATCTATCGCCAGCAATACTTCGGTTTGCTGCACAGCCAACCCCTGGCCGAAGGTGTCAGCCTGCGCGGCGACCTGCGTTACTTCGACAGCCGCGGCGATGGCGCCGAGCGCGCCGGGCGCATCGACAACCGCAACTTCAACGCCATGTTCACCCTGGGGGTGAAGGCCCACAAGTTCACCGCCACCTGGCAGCAGATGTCTGGCGACAGCGCGTTTCCGTTCCTCAATGGCGGCGACCCCTACACCGTCAACCTGGTCACCTGGAACACCTTCACCCGCGCCGGGCTCGACTCCTGGCAACTGCGCTACGACTACGATTTCGTCGCCCTGGGCATTCCCGGCCTGAGCTTCATGACCCGCTACACCGACGGCCGCCACGCCCAGACCGCGACGCTGGACAACGGGCGCGAACGCGAGCGTGACACCGACCTCACCTACGTCATCCAGAGCGGCCCGTTCAAGGACGTCAGCCTGCGCTGGCGCAACGTCACCTTTCGCTCCGGCAACGGCCTGACCAGCGCCGTGGACGAGAACCGCCTGATCATCGGCTACACCTTGGCCCTTTGGTAA
- the paaZ gene encoding phenylacetic acid degradation bifunctional protein PaaZ has translation MSDAPTLQSFIAGRWLGRHGAQALRSALDGHTLAYSHEERPDFAEAVAFARGQGLQQLLALDFQQRAARLKALALYLAERKEQLYALSHHSGATRADSWIDIEGGNATLFTYASLGRRELPSGNLVHEGPAIPLGKHGHFAGSHILVPRSGVAVHINAFNFPIWGLLEKFAPTFLAGMPCIVKPATATSYLTEAVVRLMDASGLLPAGSLQLVIGGTGDLLERLQGQDLVTFTGSADTAAKLRVTPNLIRHSVPFNAEADSLNCAILGPDVSPDSEEFALYINEVAREMTTKAGQKCTAIRRLIVPARHLDAVATRLREQLRQVVVGDPAVAGVRMGALASHEQQRDVGERVRQLLGSCEQLLGASDGFAPLGGGVAEGAFFAPTLLRARDPHAEGGAHDIEAFGPVSTLMAYDDLDEALALAARGKGSLVATLVTADRAVAAKAIPQAAAWHGRLLVLDREAAKESTGHGSPLPQLKHGGPGRAGGGEELGGLRAVKHYLQRAAVQGSPSMLTAVTGEYVRGAEVIEHGGHPFRRYFDELRIGESLLTHRRTVTEADLVNFGCLSGDHFYMHFDDIAARQSQFGKRIAHGYFVLSAAAGLFVSPGEGPVLANYGLDTLRFITPVGIGDTIQARLTCKRKIDQGKASPLGQAQGVVAWDVEVTNQLGELVASYDILTLVAKQTA, from the coding sequence ATGTCCGACGCCCCTACCCTGCAAAGCTTCATTGCCGGCCGCTGGCTTGGCCGGCACGGCGCCCAGGCCCTGCGCAGCGCCCTCGATGGCCATACCCTGGCCTACAGTCACGAAGAACGCCCGGACTTCGCCGAAGCCGTGGCCTTCGCCCGTGGCCAAGGCCTCCAGCAACTGCTGGCTCTGGACTTCCAGCAGCGCGCCGCCCGGCTCAAGGCCCTGGCGTTGTACCTGGCCGAGCGCAAGGAGCAGCTCTACGCCCTCTCCCATCATTCCGGCGCCACCCGTGCCGACAGCTGGATCGACATCGAGGGCGGCAACGCCACGCTGTTCACCTATGCCAGCCTGGGCCGGCGCGAACTGCCTTCAGGCAACCTGGTGCACGAAGGCCCGGCGATCCCCCTGGGCAAGCACGGCCATTTCGCCGGCAGCCATATCCTGGTGCCGCGCAGCGGCGTGGCGGTGCATATCAACGCCTTCAACTTCCCGATCTGGGGCCTGCTGGAGAAGTTCGCCCCGACCTTCCTCGCCGGCATGCCGTGCATCGTCAAGCCGGCCACCGCCACCAGCTACCTGACCGAAGCCGTGGTGCGGCTGATGGATGCATCCGGGTTGCTGCCGGCCGGCAGCCTGCAACTGGTGATTGGCGGCACCGGCGACCTGCTCGAACGCCTCCAGGGCCAGGACCTGGTGACCTTCACCGGTTCCGCCGATACCGCCGCCAAGCTGCGCGTCACGCCCAACCTGATCCGCCACTCGGTGCCCTTCAACGCCGAAGCCGACTCGCTCAACTGCGCGATCCTCGGCCCGGATGTCAGCCCTGACAGCGAAGAGTTCGCCCTGTACATCAATGAGGTGGCCCGGGAAATGACCACCAAGGCCGGGCAGAAGTGCACGGCGATTCGCCGCCTCATCGTCCCGGCCAGGCACCTGGATGCCGTGGCCACGCGCCTGCGCGAGCAGTTGCGCCAGGTGGTGGTGGGCGACCCCGCGGTCGCGGGGGTGCGCATGGGCGCCCTGGCTTCCCATGAGCAGCAACGCGATGTCGGCGAGCGGGTGCGCCAGTTGCTGGGCAGCTGCGAGCAACTGCTCGGTGCCAGCGACGGCTTCGCCCCGCTGGGTGGCGGCGTGGCCGAGGGCGCCTTCTTCGCCCCGACCCTGCTGCGTGCCCGCGATCCCCACGCCGAGGGCGGCGCCCATGATATCGAGGCCTTCGGCCCGGTGAGCACGCTGATGGCCTACGACGACCTCGACGAGGCCCTGGCCCTGGCGGCCCGCGGCAAGGGCAGCCTGGTGGCGACCTTGGTCACCGCCGACCGCGCCGTGGCGGCCAAGGCCATCCCCCAGGCCGCGGCCTGGCACGGCCGACTGCTGGTGCTTGACCGCGAGGCGGCCAAGGAGTCCACCGGCCACGGCTCGCCGCTGCCGCAACTCAAACATGGTGGCCCCGGTCGCGCCGGGGGCGGCGAGGAACTGGGCGGCCTGCGCGCAGTGAAGCATTACCTGCAGCGCGCCGCGGTGCAGGGCTCGCCGAGCATGCTGACGGCGGTCACCGGCGAGTATGTGCGCGGCGCCGAGGTCATCGAGCACGGTGGACACCCGTTCCGCCGCTACTTCGACGAGCTGCGCATCGGCGAATCGCTGCTCACCCACCGACGCACGGTGACCGAGGCCGACCTGGTCAATTTCGGGTGCCTGTCGGGCGACCACTTCTACATGCACTTCGACGACATCGCCGCGCGCCAGTCGCAGTTCGGCAAGCGTATCGCCCACGGCTACTTCGTGCTGTCAGCGGCCGCCGGGCTGTTCGTCTCGCCCGGGGAAGGCCCGGTGCTGGCCAACTACGGGCTGGACACCCTGCGTTTCATCACCCCGGTGGGCATTGGCGACACCATCCAGGCGCGGCTGACCTGCAAGCGCAAGATCGACCAGGGCAAGGCCAGCCCGCTGGGGCAAGCGCAAGGCGTGGTGGCCTGGGATGTGGAGGTGACCAACCAGTTGGGCGAGCTGGTCGCCAGCTACGACATCCTGACCCTGGTAGCCAAGCAAACCGCTTGA
- a CDS encoding MFS transporter has product MSPRLLAMALAPLLGLFIIALGNGFLSSLTTLRLGAAGESATTIGVVSSAYFIGLTLGAVFNDRLILRIGHIRAYSSFAALIGATILLQGLFYDTTWWSVLRLINGWAAVGVFLVIESWLLLAGDAKIRGRLLALYMIAFYGAGVIAQAALGEITSLGDTAPFMLAGMLATLSVLPIVILPRVSPLLDQVEPLKPRQLLGVAPTGLVGCFGSGVAIAAIYTLLPLYLQRTGMDVGEVGGMMAWVILGAMLLQYPVGRWSDRKDRQTVLIALAALCTVLSVLIVLLPTDTALLPALLFLLGGGVFALYPVAVSSAADRAPADALVPMIQGLLLINSLGSALAPLAISPMMTAYGEVGLFWAFAVINLAMVGFFLWRRGKRPAPEHPAPFAATTTFSPTGAELRVTEDLMHAAQEHPTLDAMEAPTPRPDAS; this is encoded by the coding sequence ATGTCCCCGCGTTTGCTGGCGATGGCGCTGGCACCCCTGCTCGGTTTGTTCATCATTGCCCTGGGCAATGGCTTCCTGTCTTCACTGACCACCCTGCGCCTGGGCGCCGCCGGCGAATCGGCGACCACCATCGGCGTGGTGTCCTCGGCGTATTTCATCGGCCTGACCCTGGGCGCGGTGTTCAATGATCGGTTGATCCTGCGCATCGGCCATATCCGCGCCTACAGCAGCTTCGCCGCGCTGATCGGCGCGACCATCCTGCTGCAGGGCCTGTTCTACGACACCACCTGGTGGTCGGTGCTGCGCCTGATCAATGGCTGGGCCGCGGTGGGCGTGTTCCTGGTGATTGAAAGCTGGTTGCTGCTGGCCGGCGACGCCAAGATCCGGGGTCGCCTGCTGGCGCTGTACATGATCGCCTTCTACGGCGCCGGGGTCATCGCCCAGGCTGCCCTGGGCGAGATCACCAGTCTGGGCGACACCGCGCCGTTCATGCTCGCCGGCATGCTGGCGACACTGTCGGTGCTGCCGATCGTGATCCTGCCACGGGTGTCGCCGCTGCTGGACCAGGTCGAGCCGCTCAAGCCGCGCCAGTTGCTGGGCGTGGCGCCGACCGGGCTGGTCGGCTGCTTCGGCTCCGGCGTGGCCATCGCGGCCATCTATACCCTGCTGCCGCTGTACCTGCAGCGTACCGGCATGGACGTGGGCGAGGTCGGCGGCATGATGGCCTGGGTCATCCTCGGCGCCATGCTCCTGCAATACCCGGTGGGCCGCTGGTCCGACCGCAAGGACCGGCAGACCGTGCTGATCGCCCTGGCCGCGCTGTGCACCGTGCTGTCGGTGCTGATCGTGCTGCTGCCGACCGACACGGCGCTGCTGCCGGCCCTGTTGTTCCTGCTCGGTGGCGGCGTGTTCGCGCTGTATCCGGTGGCGGTCAGCAGCGCCGCCGACCGCGCCCCGGCCGACGCGCTGGTGCCGATGATCCAGGGGCTGCTGCTGATCAACTCGCTGGGCTCGGCCCTGGCCCCGCTGGCCATTTCGCCGATGATGACCGCCTACGGTGAAGTCGGGCTGTTCTGGGCCTTCGCGGTGATCAACCTGGCCATGGTCGGCTTCTTCCTGTGGCGTCGCGGCAAGCGCCCGGCCCCTGAGCACCCGGCGCCGTTCGCCGCGACCACGACCTTCTCGCCGACCGGCGCGGAACTACGGGTGACCGAAGACTTGATGCACGCCGCCCAGGAGCATCCGACCCTGGATGCGATGGAAGCGCCGACGCCGCGCCCCGACGCCAGCTGA